The genome window CAGACGCGTGGCAGAAGCTCCGGGCTATCGTACGGTGAAGAGCTTGCGCGCGGGCCTCACCTCCCAGTTTGACGGCACGCAAAAGAGCGCGAGCCAGATGCTGAAGGATGGGATGGGATGGCAGGATCTGATCGATCACGGGTTTATCGTCGCAGGTTCGCCCGCTACCGTTCGCGAGATCATGCGAGAGAGTCTTCAGGACATGCGTGTAGGCAATGTCGTCTGCCTGTTCCACATCGGCTCCATGCCTCACTGGCTCGTGCAGAAAAACATGCAAATGTTCGCGGAGGAAGTGATGCCGCAGCTGCGTTCACTTTTCAGCGAGTGGGATCACTCCCATTACTGGCCAAAAGGGTATGCAGAGGACGCAAAGCAGGAAGCTGCCACTTCTGGCTAGATGTTCGCGTAGCAGACGGAAAAGGGAGGAGAGCGAATGGCGCAGCCAAAAGAGCTGTTGATACAGGCGAATGAAAACGTCAGCTTTGCCGTGAAGGTTGCGGGTCAAGGAGAGCCTGTCGTCTACTTGCACGGTGCAGGTGGCCTTGCGTGGGATCCGTTTCTCGAGGGACTGTCCCATCATTATCAAGTGTTCGCGCCGCACCTGCCTGGCACTGGACGGTCATCCGGGCTGGAAAACATCCGGGACCTGTGGGATTTAATCCTCTGCCACTATGATTTGTTTGACCGATTGGGACTCGATGCCGCTACGGTGATCGGACATTCGCTGGGAGGAATGATCGGGCTGGAGCTGGCCGCTACCGATCAGAGTCGAATCAAGCAGCTGGTCGCCATTTGTCCAGCGGGATTGTTTAAAGAAGAGGAGCCGGTACCGGATATGTTCGCGATGCTGCCGCACGAGCTCGCGGATCTGATGGTGGCAGATTCATCCTCGCCAGCAGCCGAGATGCTGCGGTATGTACCCTCCACGACAGAGGAACGCATCGAG of Brevibacillus choshinensis contains these proteins:
- a CDS encoding alpha/beta fold hydrolase; the encoded protein is MAQPKELLIQANENVSFAVKVAGQGEPVVYLHGAGGLAWDPFLEGLSHHYQVFAPHLPGTGRSSGLENIRDLWDLILCHYDLFDRLGLDAATVIGHSLGGMIGLELAATDQSRIKQLVAICPAGLFKEEEPVPDMFAMLPHELADLMVADSSSPAAEMLRYVPSTTEERIEATIQRMQNLQAAAKFLWPIPDKGLKHRIHRIKAPTLFIWGRQDRFMPVSYADDFCNRIPHAKLALIDQAAHLVTLEQTGQVLTAIQDFLHVTEAHQNMTGGFP